The DNA region TAGATGTCGGACGAGGTCGTCAAAGACTCGCCGCGCACCTGCTCGGGGCTGGCGTAGGCCGGAGTCATGGCGCCGCTGCGGGTGCGGGTGAGGGCCGCCGAGCCCCGGTGGGCGAGCAAGCTGGCGATGCCGAAGTCGAGCAGCTTGGGTTCGCCGGTGGCGGTGACCAGCAGATTCGAGGGCTTGAGATCGCGATGTACCACCAGATTGCGGTGGGCATGGTCGACGGCCCCGGCGGCGGCGATGAAGAGACGCAGGCGATCGGCCACTGGAAGATCTCGGCGGTGGCAGTACTGGTCGATCGGCTCGCCGGCGACGTGCTCCATCACGAAATAGGGGCGGCCCTCCGCCGTGGTGCCGCCGTCGAAGAGCTGGGCGATGGCCGGGTGGCGCAGATGGGCGAGGATCTGGCGCTCGCGCTGGAAACGCCGGATGCTGTCCTCGCCAAACAGCCCACTGCGGATCAGCTTGAGGGCGACGCGGTGCTCGAACTCGCCGTCGGCGCGCTCGGCGAGGTAGACCACCGCCATGCCGCCGCGGCCGATCTCCCGCACCAGCCGATAGCGCCCGATCTCGGTTCCCGGAGCAGGGTCTTCCGCGGCCAGGGTGAGGGCCAGGGCTTCGCCCGCCGGATCGAGGGCGCTCTCCGATTCGGCGGCGCGCAGCAGGCGCTCGACGAGGGCTCGCAGGTCGCCATCGTCGCCACATTCGCGGGCGAGGTAGGCGGCGCGCTGGTCGGGGGCGAGGTCGAGAGCGCCGTCGAGCAGGTCGTCGGCTCGCTGCCAGCGGTCCGGCGGCGGGGGGCCCCCCGAGGGGTCCGAGGGAGAGCTCACGCCGCGTCGCCCAGCTCTTCCTTCAGCCAGGCGCGGGCGCGCATCCAGATCCGCTGGGCGGTGCGCAGAGAGACCCCCAGGGCTTCCGCCGTCTCCTGCTCCGAGAGGCCGGCGAAGAAGCGACACTCGACCACCCGGGCGAGGCGTTGGTCCCGCTCCGCGAGGCGCTCGAGGGCGGCGTCCAGGGTGAGCAGGCGAGCGCTGCCGCCGTCGAGGGCGAGGGCGCCGAGGCGCTCCTCGTCGAGGGGCAGAGGTCGCTCGCCACCGCCGCGCTTGGCGGCCCCTTTGCGGCGCGCGATCTGGATCACCACCTGGCGCATGGCGCGTGCCGCCAGGGCCAGGAAGTGACCGCGGTCCTTGACCTCGAGGCCGGACGGATCGATCAGCTTGAGGTAGGCCTCGTGTACCAGGCCGGTGGTCTGGAGGGTCTGACCGAGGGGACCGCGGCGTAGGTGGCCATGGGCGATGCGTCGCAGGTCCTGGTAGACCAGCGGCATCAGCCGGTCGAAGGCTTCGCGGTCGCCGCGACCGTAGGCGCGCAGCAGAGTGGTGACCTCCTGCCGACTTTCCATGGCTCGAGCCCTAAACGCGGTCGGCGAAGCGCTTGGCGGCGCGCGCCCGGGCCTTGGCGATCTCGACCTCGCGGTTGCGCTTCGGGGCGCGCGTTTCGAGCCGGCTCATCAGCCGCGCGGCGACTCCGGAGATCTCCTCGACGGCCTCATCGAAGGCTTCCTGGTTGATCTTCGAGGGCTTGCTGAAGCCGCTGATCTTGCGCACGAACTGCAGCGCCGCGGCGTGCAGCTCGTCGTCCGTCACCGGCGGATCGAAGTTGAACAGCGGGCGAATGTTGCGACACATGTTGGGAATCCTCCTCGGCTTCAAGGTAGCGACCGTCGACCAGGGCGTCAAGATTCGAGAGACGGTGATTCGGCCCCGTCATCGAACAGCTATGCAAAGCGGTTGCAGAACCCGCCATGGGAGGGGAGCGGAGCCTGAGCGGCACGAGTCGCGCCGGAGGAGGTGGCCTAGGGGCGCCTTCAACTCGGCCGAGACGCCAGCCGCTCCGCCAGGCGGGTGAAGCGGTCCTGCAGATTGCCGTTGCGCACCGCCACCCCGAGGGCGCGGGTCTCGCCGACCAGCACGGCGAGCTTCTTGGCGCGGGTGAGGGCGGTGTAGAGCAGGTTGCGCTGCAGCATGATGTAGTGCTGGTTGCTGATCGGCAGCACGACACAGGGGTACTCGCTGCCCTGCGACTTGTGGATCGAGCAGGCGTAGGCCGGGGCGAGCTCGTCGAGGCTGGCGAAGTCGTGGGCCACCGGTCGGCCGTCGAAGGTGATGGCGACCTTGCGGTTCTCCTCGTCGATCGCCTGCACCCGACCGAGGTCGCCATTGAAGACGTCGAGGTCGTAGTTGTTGCGGATCTGCATCACCTTGTCGCCGACCCGGAAGACGCGGCCGGCGCGGCTCACTTCGTCCCCCTGCGGGTTGAGGCGCTGGCGCAGCGCATTGTTGAGGTTCTCGGTGCCGAGCGGTCCCCGGTTCATCGGGGTCAGCACCTGG from Acidobacteriota bacterium includes:
- a CDS encoding ECF-type sigma factor, coding for MESRQEVTTLLRAYGRGDREAFDRLMPLVYQDLRRIAHGHLRRGPLGQTLQTTGLVHEAYLKLIDPSGLEVKDRGHFLALAARAMRQVVIQIARRKGAAKRGGGERPLPLDEERLGALALDGGSARLLTLDAALERLAERDQRLARVVECRFFAGLSEQETAEALGVSLRTAQRIWMRARAWLKEELGDAA
- a CDS encoding DUF2277 domain-containing protein, which encodes MCRNIRPLFNFDPPVTDDELHAAALQFVRKISGFSKPSKINQEAFDEAVEEISGVAARLMSRLETRAPKRNREVEIAKARARAAKRFADRV